TTGTCCAATCAGGTCGAGTTCTGAGATATCTGGCTGGGTTTTCGCGAGTTCTAAGGCTCTGCTTCCATCTACGTCGTCCCCATTGCATAAACATGCTTTCATTGTGCCATATTCTCGTATCTTTCGCGTCAGCATCCTCGTATCGACTTCGCTGATTCCTGGCACCCCCTCCTCTCTCAGGAACGCATCTAAGCTCTGCCTGCTCTTGTAGTGCGAGTGCAAGTCGCATTTTTCCCGTATCACAAACCCCTCTGCTTTTATTCCGTTGGATTGGAATTTGGCTCCGCTTACTCCGTAATTCCCAACTAGAGGATAGGTGAACATCAAGATTTGTCCCTTATATGAAGGGTCAGTTAGCGCTTCTTCGTAGCCAGTAAATGGAGTTGCAAAGACCAGTTCGCCTATTGCTGTCCCCTCAGCTCCGAATCCCTCGCCTTCCGCTAACGACCCGTCCTCCAGAGCAAGAATTGATTTCATTTCAACCTGCAAAATACTCGTTTATGGATTTTACTTCAATCTCCCCTTGGCTCTCGTTCATTTTTGCAATTGCCGATGCAGCAGCTTTCGCAGCCTGAACCGTTGTTAGATACGGAACACCAAGGTCGATACAACCCCTTCGTATTTGATAGCTGTCCTTGGAAGATTGTTTACCCGTCAGTGTATTTATCACTAGGTTCACTGCTTGCGCATGCATCATCTCTAGGACGTTCGGCGAGCCTTCCTGAATCTTCTTCAATTTTCTCGCCTCAATCCCCCTCTGCCTGAGATAATCCACCGTGCCCTCGGTGCCAACGATGGAGATCCCAACTTTCTGCAATGTTCGCGCCACTTCCACAATCTTCTCTTTATCCTCATCACACACCGAAATGAACACCGTGCTGTTGCTATCTATTGGCAGTGGGTTATCAGCTGCTAGCTCAGCTTTGTAAAAGGCCTTATCAAATCTCCCGTTGATGCCCATCACCTCCCCTGTGCTCTTCATCTCTGGTCCGAGGATGGTGTCAACTCCCTTTAGCTTGGAGAAGGGCAAAACAACTTCCTTTACTGCTACATGTTTCACTTCTCTTTCCATGAAACTCAAATCTCTTAACCGATGCCCCAACATCACCTTAGCGGCGATCTTTGCGAGAGGTATCCCCTTTGCTTTAGCGACATAGGGTATCGTCCTGCTGGATCGCGGATTCGCTTCTAAGATATAAATCACATCCCCTTTAATCGCCATCTGGATGTTCAATAACCCTTTTATTTTCAGAGAGAGGGCTACTCTCCTTACATAGTCCTTTATTCTCTCAATCACCTCCTTGGGTAGGGATTGGGGTGGAATGACACAGCTGGAATCGCCGGAATGAACCCCCGCCTCCTCAATATGCTCCATAATAGCACCGACCAGGGTATCCTCGCCATCAGAGACCGCATCGATGTCGACTTCGATAGCTTTTTCCAAGAATTTGTCGATGAGTACTGGTTTCTCCTTAGATACACGAACCGCTTCTTGCGTGTATCTTATCAAATCGTGAATGTCGTACACGATCTGCATCGCTCTGCCACCTAACACGTATGAGGGGCGAACGAGCACAGGGAAGCCTATGCGCGATGCGACCTCCTTCGCTTTCTCTAGGGAGGTTGCATAGCCACTTTCTGCTTGTGGGATGTTCAACTGCAGGAGTAATTTACTGAATCGTTCCCGATCTTCGGCTGCATCGATACGTTCCGGATCAGTTCCCAAGATGACCGTTTTTGATCCTGTACGTTCCAGTTCCTTCTTTAGTGGAACTGCCAAGTTAACCGATGTTTGCCCACCGAATTGCACCATCACGCCCTCATAGTGCTCTTTCTCGATCACGTTCATCACGTCTTCGAGTGTCAAGGGCTCAAAGAAGAGCTTGTCTGAGGTGTCATAGTCGGTGGATACCGTTTCTGGATTGTTGTTGATAATGTGAGCCTCAACCCCCTCCTCTTTCAACGCTTTTACGGCATGCACAGTACAGTAATCAAACTCAATCCCCTGCCCTATCCTGATAGGTCCAGCTCCGATTATTAGCACCTTTTTTCTGGCAGACGACTTTAATTCACACTCATCCTCGTAGGTCGAATAGAAGTAAGGCGTCTTTGCTTCGAATTCTGCCGCACATGTATCAACTATTTTGTACGTAGGGAAGATATCCTTCTCTTTTCTGAGATCGGCTATCTCTTCTCTGCTTTTGCCTGTTAGCTGTGCAATCCGTTCATCAGAGAAGCCCAATCTTTTTGCCTCTCGCAAATTGCCCTCGAGGTCTTTTTGTAACTTCGTCTCAAAGCGCACTATTTTATCGATCTTCCTAATGAAGAAAGGGTCGATACAGCTTAGATCCGCTATTTCAGTTAAGCTGAACCCCCTCTTCAATGCTTCATAGATGGCAAATATGCGCTCATCAGTTGGCGTTTTTAGGAGGGACTTCAACTCGTCATCGGACCAGTTGTCGAAGCTTTTGTCAATGTCCAGTGACCGTAGCGCTTTTTGCAATGCCTCTTCAAATGTCCGTCCGATCGCCATCACCTCACCGGTGCTCTTCATTGAGGTTGTCAGGGTTCTATCAGCGCTGGGGAACTTATCAAATGGCCATCGAGGTATCTTGATCACTACGTAGTCTATGGCTGGCTCGAAGGAAGCAGGCGTCTCCTTCGTTACATCATTTCTTATCTCATCGAGCTGTAGTCCGATTGCTATCTTTGCTGCCACTCTGGCGATGGGATATCCCGTTGCCTTTGATGCGAGTGCAGAGGACCTCGAAACACGGGGATTGACCTCTATCACTCTGTAAGAGCCCTCTTTCAATGCGAATTGTATGTTGCAGCCGCCTTCGAGTTTTAACTCGCGTATGATCTTTATGGCAGCGGATCGCAACATTTGGTGCTCCTCATCGGTCAATGTCTGGGATGGTGTGACAACGATTGACTCCCCGGTATGTATGCCGGTTGGATCCACGTTCTCCATATTACAAATCGTAATGCAGGTATCCTTCGCATCGCGCATCACTTCGTATTCGATCTCCTTCCAGCCCAGCACGCTCTCTTCGAGTAGAACCTGACGAATCCTCGATACATGGAGCCCGTAGGAAACGATCTCTCTTAACTCCTCTGTCGTCCTTGCTATACCGCCTCCAGTGCCCCCAAGGGTGTACGATGGCCTGACAATGAGTGGTAACCCGAGTTCGGTGGCTACGGCTTCAGCCTCCTCGATAGAGGTAACGGTGAATCCGCGCGGAACAGGCTCTTCTATGCGTTCCATTGTTTGCTTGAATCGCTCGCGGTCTTCTGCATTGTAAATTGCTTCCAAGGGTGTGCCCAGCACTTGTACGTTATATTTGGATAGAATGCCTGCTTCTGCCAGCTCTGCTGTTATGTTTAACCCTGTTTGACCACCGAAACCCGCTAAAATGCCATCGGGCAGCTCTTTTTCGATAATCTTCGCCACGACATCGGTTATCAATGGCTCGATGTATATCACATCAGCCATCTCGAAATCAGTCATGATGGTTGCAGGATTAGAATTGACTAGGACTACTCGAACGCCTTCCTCTCTTAACGCTCTGCAGGCTTGAGAGCCAGAGAAATCAAATTCGGCAGCTTGGCCTATTTGGATTGGGCCTGATCCGATTAGCAGCACTTTCTTGATACTCTCTGATTTAGGCATTAGCTCTCCCTTTATTTTGGCTTCCAGTCGGGAATTGTCATGTCATATATAAAAGTTTAAAGGAAAAGAAAAAACTCACAAAGCCCCGTCTCCTCTTTCACCTGTTCTCACTCGTATCACCTCCTCCAGAGATGACACAAATATCTTGCCATCACCGAATTTGCCTGTTTTTGCTGCACTCGATATCACGTTGATTAATGGTTCAACTAAATCGTCCCTCACCACTGTTTCAATTTTGACTTTTGGTAGCGTATCGACCTCCATGCTCCTTCCCCTGAACTGTAATGTGATTCCTTTTTGCTCTCCTCTTCCCTTTACCTCGGTTATTGTCATGGCCACCTGTCCGCACTCTTCCAAAGCCTTTGTAACATGTTTGAGTTTTTCAGGTCGGACTATTGCTTCGATCTTCTTCATGCTTTCTTCCACCACATCTTAACTATTATACGCCCCCTCTCCATGCTGTGAGAGATCTAAACCTACGTATTCTTCCTCTTCTGTAACCCGTAACCCAATCGTTATGTCTACGATTTTAGCGAGTAAAAACGTCAGAACGAAAGCGTAGATAATTGCCGCTCCAGCACCAATTATCTGGACAGTGAATTGGCCTATATTCCCGTCAAGTAAACCCGAACATCCACATATCAATTCAGTTGCAAATATTCCCGTAGCTAGTGCACCCCATAGCCCGCCAACTCCATGTATCGCCCATGCATCAAGGCTTTCATCAAGCCCTATCTTTATTCTGAAAAGCATTGCCTTGTAGCAGATGACCCCTGCGACCAGTCCGATCGCTATGGCGGACATTGGTGTAACAAATCCTGCTGCCGGTGTAATCGCAACGAGTCCAGCAATAGCGCCACTCACCATGCCCAATGAGCTTGGCTTTCCTTGCATCCAGTTTGCAGCCATCCCGCCAAGTGCTCCTGCAGCAGCAGAAGTGTTTGTGACTACCAATGCATTGGCTGCGAGTCCATTTGCAGCTAAGGCACTACCTCCGTTAAAGCCGAACCAACCGAACCAGAGCAAGGCTGCACCTAGGAGTGTTAGGGGTATGCTATGGGGTTCCATTGCCCCCTCTCCAAACCCGCGTCTTTTGCCGATGACAAGTGCTAAGGCCAAAGCAGAGAAACCCGAGCTTATGTGTACGACCGTACCTCCAGCAAAATCCAATGCACCAATTTGAGCAAGCCATCCACCCCCCCAGACCCAATGAGCAAGCGGGTCGTAAACGAGCGTTGTCCAGAGTAAACCAAAGATCATGAATGCACTCATCCTCACTCGTTCAGCCATTGTACTGGTTAGGATTGCCAGCGTTACTGCAGCAAAAGCGAGTTGGAATGCCATGAACGCTAAGTGTGGAATCGTCAAATTTCCGCAGTCCATGCCTACATTCATCAATCCAAGAAATCCAAGGCCGCCTATAACTCCTGCTATGTCAGAGCCGAAGGATAGGCTGTAGCCTACGAGAACCCACTGAATACTGATTAGCGCAAGAGCCGCAAAAGAAAGGGAAAGCATTGACACCACATTTTTCTTGCGAACCATCCCACCATAGAACAACCCAACACCGGGTGTCATCAAAACGACTAAGGCTGTCGAGACGAGTATCCACGCCGTATCTCCACTGTCCAGCATTTTTTACGGGTCACCTCTGTTTCATTTTTATCATATTCCTTACAATTTGATTATGAAGAGCTCTTAAAATGCTATTTGAGAAATCAACCTAACAATTAAGAAAAAATATGATATTTACTGCATCATTCTATTTGTACTTCTTATGTTAACTCTGTCTATACATTAGGACATGGTCTTTTTGGGTTTCATCGATAATGGGAGAAGCCTTCAATCTTGTAATACGATGATAAAGCTTATTAGCAAGAACTAAATGAATAGTTTAAATGGAGGTGCTTATGTCATACGATTGGGGGCCACACTATATTGTTCCTTCAAGGGGTTTGAAAATCTATTCTGGAAATGTTTTACTGCGAGAATATTTTGATGAGGACTTGCTACAAAAGGAGTTAAAATCTTTGGATATCCCTGGACCAGTCGTGAAGGTAACCAATCCCTGGTACTATCGCAAGAAGAACACGAATACTTGGATTAAGATTGGTGAGTCAGACGATAAGGAACAGAATTTCCCCACCAACTGGGATACAACCGATTTAGAAAACGGTCAATATGAGGTAATGGGACTAATGCACGTCTTTGCCAGAAAGGGTATTGATGATATAGTAGCAATTGCCGGTCAGAATATAGTGGAAGTTACTGTTGAAAATTTTAAATAACTGTGATTCTAATGTAGTCCATCGTTTCTGGGTGGATTAGCATATGCCAGTTGTGGTTGGTCAGGCTTTTGTAACGATGTGATGTGTCCTGTCCAGTTGGCTTTGAACGCCCAAAAGGGATCAGCCTGGTTCCGTTTATGCAATGCTGGGCAGCAATGCTGAGAGCATGATGGGTGAACAGGTCGAATCCTCAGGTCATTTCAACGTTTTAAAAGTGGAAACGACGCTGAAGGTGCATTTTGTGCACCCTAGAGTTATTTCAAGTTCTACAACTAAAAATTTACAGAAAATAAATTCCGTCCAAAATGTAAGAACAAATACATGGTTCTTCAAGACAGAAATGGAGTGCTGTGGTGGGTGTGTGCCGATGCTGGATACTGTGGCAATTGTATGGAAGTAACCGAAGAAGAAATTTTGAGAAATGGTTATACGTGAACTAACAAACATCAATTTAAAGCCGCTAATGAAAGTAATACCATTCGAAAAAGTAATTTCATTTTAAATAAACAATCAACATCAAATAATGCCACTGCTTCTATGGTGTGGTGTTGGGATGGATTAGTTATCTAAGAGAAGCGTTATAGGGGTTGTACTGTAGACTTTCTAGTTTGTCATTTAAACGAGATTATATGTCCCTAGGACAATATCTTTCCACCACTGCATTTTAAACAGAACCGTCGAAACTCTCCTTAGCCAGGTTTGTGAAAAAGTCTAATAAAATAAGGATTGAAACCCCATTCGCAATGGAAACAACAAGGCATATCTTTAAGAAGTTGCAAAAAGTCTAATAAAACGAGGATTGAAATCAAATTCAGGAAACTCCAAAAGAGTTTAAACAAAAAGCTAAAATCAGACCATAGTGGGATTGAAATAACTGGGAGGATAACTATGTCAATAAAGGCCTTCTTGGCTAAAATCAGACCATAGTGGGATTGAAATGAAGCTGAAAGGATATTAAATAAAAGATAGAACAAAGCTAAAATCAGACCATAGTGGGATTGAAATGCCGTTGCCGATGTCAAGGTCAATCGGGTACGCCTTGCTGTCGGCCAGGACTCTCAGAGAGCCAATGGCCTTGACCGCCTCAATAGTGTCGAAGTGAGCGGAGAGGTTAAACTCCGTCGGTGTCAGCTTCTCGTAGTCGGGGAAAGTCCCTGGAACGGCTGCCCACTTATAGCGGATTAGCTCCGTATCAATGGTCAGTGCTGGTATGTGGGTGGTATTGTCAAAGCTATTAAGTTCAAGCCTGGGTTGACAAGGTGGCAACAAGGCGGTAGAATTTTGCAACCAATACAATGGCATAAAAATCAATGGTTAGGCATTTTGTAAAAAATGTAAACTCTGGCAAGGAGGCTAAAATGAGGATATTTGATTGGCTATTCAAAAAGAGAAGTAGTGAAGAGCAGAAACTGGCGAAACTGAAAGCCCGCTCCCACAAGGAGGGTATATCGTCGAAAGAGAGGGATACCATATTCCAGCAGTTGGCGGACCTGTACTTGAACGGCAAACGGACACTCATTTGCGCGGAGGCCTTGCAGGAGCTGGTTTTGCAATTGGAGCGTCTGATACAGTTGCCCGAAGTTAGCGGTGTCTCCGCTACCGTGATGAACGCCCTTGTCAAAGCACTTGCAGACACGACTCCAAACAATAAAATCGGATCAAGCCTGGCTGATTGGCTGGCCGAGGAACTGGGATTCGCCGCTCGCCATGGCAAACGTCCGTTCCTTGATACGCTTGCCTTTTCGAAAGGATCTGATGCACTTATAGCCACGCTGTCGGAGCGTCTGCGCGATCGCTCCAGCCGAAAGCGTTCCTACGTTATGATCTTTCTGTGTGAGCTTCGCGACGAACGCTGTCGGTCCATATTGACAGAGCTGGCGCAGGATGAGGATGATCTGGTTGCTGGCAACGCCAAACTGGGCCTCTCTAAACTTCCATCATAGAGGGATCAAGACTCATTATCCCTCTCAAGGCTCATTCAAAGCCAGCATAATAAGGGGCAGAGATTTATCTTTCAGTTAAGGCGATATTTTGCCTAACCACTCGTTCCAAGCGACACCAAGGGGCGCTCTTCCCTGAGCCTTGGCTTGCTTCCAATTGCAAAAAAAGCCTAATAAAACAAGGATTGAAACTAATAAAAGGATGATACCCCTTTATCGATTTACCCAACAACCTCTCCTAAAATCATCCCTTCAACTCTTATTGGCTGGAGTTTGCTGGCGAGTGTCTTTGCATCATCGAGCTTTCTCTTGTTCTCAGCGTAGATTGTGAGTAAAGCCTCCCCTTTTTCGGCCCCTTCACCCTTTTTGAATCCTAACACGATCCCTGCCCCTTTATCTTTTGGAGAGCCTGCTGACCTTGCAATCTTGACGATCGCTCTGTTGTTTATTGCCTCAATATAGCCATCCTTTGGCGAGGGCAATTCATAAGTGTACTTTCCAGGCATGATATCCTCGGCCTTTATATCTGGATCTCCACCCTGGGCCTCGATAATCTCCTTGAACTTCTTCAAAGCCTTCCCTGACTCCAAAGTTTTCTTCGCAAGCTCTAGTCCTCTATCTGGGCGTGCCATTCCTCCAAGCTCAAGAAGTATCCCTGCGAGACTCAATGCCTTCTCAATGAGACTGTTCGGCTCTTTCGCTCCTTCAAGGACTGACAGAACCTCCCGAATTTCCAAGGCTGGGCCGACTGCCCTTCCGACAGGTTGCCCTCCATAGGTGATAGCACACCTTGTTTTCACACCTATACGTTCCCCGAGTATTATGAAATCTCTAGCTAGTGACTTTGCCTCCTCGCTTGTTGTGATCTTTGCCCCCTCTCCCATGGGGATATCTATGACACAGTACTCTGCCCCAACGGCCTTTTTCTTTGCCATAACAGATGCTAAAACCTGCCCATGGGGATCAAGGGATAGTGGGTATTCGACCCTAATTATGGCATCATCTACCGGTGCAAGGTTCATTCCACCCCCCCACACCAACGCTCCACCAACTTTTTGTGCAATCCTTTTAATTGATTGCCCACCATGCTCCACATTACACACCACTTCCATAATGTCAGCGGTGCCGGCAGCAGAACTTATTGCCCTCGATGATGTTTTCGGGATTGTGAGCCCATTAGCAGCGACAATTGAAACCGTGATTGGCGCATACTTGTTTCCAGGTACGCCTCCTATGCTATGAACATCGAGAATCGGAGAGCTTTCCCATTCCAGTGTTTCGCCTGTTCTGACCATGGCCGTTGTAAGCCAGGTAATCTCATCCATGCTCATTCCATTTATCTGAACTGCTGTAGTGTAGGCGGCAAGCTCAATATCTGAAAGTTTGCCCAACGCAATATCCTCAACGATTGTATTGATCTCCTCTTGGCTCCAAGCATTGCCGTAGATCTTTTTCCTGACAAAGTCTATGGAGGCCGGGCGAGATGTGGGAACGATATGAACTTTTTCCCCCTCCTTCAAATCCCTCCACAATTCGATAAAAGCTCCCGCCTCTCCTTTGCTAACCAATGTATCAGTAATGTTAACCACTGCTGACTGGCTTTCCCCTTTACCATGGACTACCTTTACCCTATCTTGAGTACGCAATCCTAACTCCTCTGCATCCTCTTTGTTTAATAGCACCTCATGCGCTCCCTTGAGAATGTCTATCCTTTTCACCTTGTAAGGGGCTTTATTTTCCATAAAGCTCACTCCACTCAATTGTTCTTCCCCACTTCTCAAGTGCCCTCATAAGCTCTGGATGCTCTAATGCATACTTCTCCAATGGAATATTTTTCCTTGCTGCATCAACCGCTTGGCGCATTGCCTTAGCACCTGCGATCGTCCCATCTGGATGACCATGGATGCCTCCACCAGCCTGTAAAACTACATCGTTTCCAAAAGCGTTAATCTCATAGGGCACTAAGCCTGGGTGAAGGCCACCCGATGCAACGGGAAAGACATTCTTGAAACCATGCCAGTCGCTCTTTAGGAAGTCATTGATCTCCTTTACGCCTTCAATGTCCCTCTCCATTTTGCCTGTGGCTGTTCCTGTATGCAGCTGGTCCCCACCGCACAGCCTAACAAGAACCGCCAAGGGGAGCATCGCTATGCCGTGTTTTTTATTCCTCGTAATTGCACCATGCATCGTTCTGTGCACATGTATCGGGAGGTTTACAGACTTATCCTCTCTCAAGGTCTTGAGTGCAGAGAAACCAGCGGTCAGAACATCAATCATAAGCATGTTCGCTCCGTGTTCCATTGCTAGGTCTGCACGCTCAAGTATCTCTTCTGCTCCAACGGTAATGTTCACTGCGTAAAGAACCGTCCTATCACTTTCCTCCTTTATCTTGTCGAGCCTTTCCATGACATTCTCCAATCTTTCCACCATGGGGCAGAATGCCTGATCGGTCAGGGTCTCATCATCCTTTATTAGGTCACATCCCCCTATGCCGGCATTATAAGCGACTTCTGCAGTTTCTTTAGGGCTGAGACCTACCTTGGGCTTGATGATGGTTCCTACGTGCGCTCTCCCCTCACTCACCGTTCCAACCTTTTTCCGTACCCCCTCTATACCAAAGCGGGGGCCTTTAAATTCCCTTACAAAGCTTTTTGGAAGCTTGATGTCGAGGAGTCTGACATTTTTGAGTGCCCCCAAACCAAAGAGGTTGCCAGCAACGGTGGCAAGGAACTGGGGTATGTTATAGACCTCGAACAAATCAATTGGAAATTCGATCTTCACCTTCGAGCCGTCAATCTCAAGGACCCTCGCACCTAATCGTTCATCTACCTCTTTTTCCTTGGTTGAGATGTCTGTCCATGTGCCAGTTGACTGCTCTGCTGCAATAGCCCTTGCAGCTTTCTCTATTGGCAGAGAGCTCTCGACATAATAGGTGCATTCTACAAACTCCATTCGCTCATCTCCCTAAATTCTTTCTCAATTAAATCATAAGCGGCATGAGGTGCAATTACCCCCTTCTCGGTGATTATGGCATCTATGTACTCTGCTGGTGTGGCGTCAAATACAGGGTTGCGGAACTTCACCTTGGAAAATTTTTTTGGGTTTACAATCTCACTCACATCTCTTTCCTCAATTTGAACGAGTTCACCTCTCAAACTCTCAGGGGAGAATTTGTATATCTCTGCACAGACGTAGAACGGAATCCTTGCCTCATGAGCAGCCAGTGCGATCTGCGATGTTCCGATCTTGTTAATCACCGCGCCATTAGAGCAGACGGTGTCTGCACCTACGAACACAGACTTTATATCTTCATCTTCGATGATATACCTCACGGCAGAGTCTACGATCAGGGTGACATCAACACCATTCTTTGCTAGCTCCTTTGCCGTCAAATAGCCTTGATTCCAGGGTCTAGTCTCTGTGGCGAATGTCCTGATCTTTTTTCCATCTTTGTGTGCTTGTAGGATCGCCGCAAGAGAGGCGGAACTATTACAGTGTGTCAGTAGGGTATCAGAATCTTCAATCCTTTTCGAGCCATAAATTCCGATTGTCTCAACGGCCTTCAATGAATTTTTAATGAACTTATCCGCTTCACTCTTTACGCTTTCTTTAAATTCGTTCACAGTCTTCCCGCTCGATCCTTGGAGGGTCAAGCGTAGGGCATTTCTCAGCGATATCGCGGTTGGTCTCGTATTCAGCAGTGCTCTTGCCCCTTCTGTTAATAGTTTTTTGAGCTCTTCTAAATCATCTTCATCGTAACTTTCAGCAAGCTCTTTTATTGTTTCGGCAGCAAACCTCGCGATCTTTCCCGCCCCTCTAATGCGCATTGTGTGAATTTTCTTTGCGTTCTCGTTAAACTCATCCGGAAGGACTATTTTCTTCATTCACTCTTATGTAAGAACAAGGGCATTTAACCTTTTTTGCCAGTTATTTTTTTTGTTGAAGTAATTTTTCTTTATTCTAATTTTATATGTGACCAGCTTATTATTCAAATTCGCGGCATTAATAACAATCTCTGGATTTGTGGCAAGGTGGATTGATGGACGGACGAAGGTAATAAGCCGTTAGTCGAAGTCGAACTATTCTAAAATCAGTCTTCTTCAATTAGTAACTCTTTTCCTTCTCTTACGAGGTAAAACACGATTATCAAGCCCACAATTGGGTCAGCATACCAAAAATTAAAGAAATATCTGCCTGCTAAACCCAAAAGTAATGCGACAGATAATGTAGAGCAAACAAAAGTCTCCTTTGAATCGGCAATCAAAGATTTCAAATTTAGCTGTATGCCAATCTTCCTTTTCTTTAATCCGAGAATGGGCATTATAACTATTGACATAAGTGCAATTATGATTCCTGCTAGTGAAGGATCAGGAATTTCTTTTGTTACTATCTTTTTAATTGACTCAAATAGAACATAAGCAGCCAATACCAAAAAAGTTATACCAACAAACCTTGTTGCTCTTTTTTCAATTTTTTCCTCCTCTTCTGGCGTAAGCTTATTATGTTTTTGCAGTCTCCAGATCAGGACAAAACCCGAAAGCGATTCAACGATACTGTCCAATCCGAAACCAACTAAAGCAATACTGTTTGCAAGACTTCCAAAAGTAATTGAAGCGATCGCCTCTATAATGTTGTATATGACTGTAAAGTACTCCAAATGCAACGCTTTATTATACTGACTATCCATGGATAGTGACTCCAAAGGTGGAATTTTGTCTGACTACTTATATCTAATCCCTCTAAAAAGATTCTTACTGTTTTATTACTACCCTATCATTGACTTCATCAAGGGATTGTGTTATGGTACCCTTTTTGAACCTCTTTGTTCATCCTTCTCTGGTTTAGCTACAATCAATATCTCAAAAATCTATGTATGTCGGCTCGTCGGAGAGATTTATTAAGAAAGGTGCCTGAATTTACTTCAGATATCTGAGTTTCTTGCCAATCTCGAGCAACGCCCAAGCCCATATCAAACATTCAAAACTTTTTATGAGATCCCCCTTCTCAAGAAAGTACTCCGAGTCTTTGCGATATGCTAGGATATCTTCTAGGAGGCTTTTACCTTCCTCATCACAGGGTTTGGTTGTTGGGAGTATCTCATCAAGCTTGCAGGTCCATTT
This sequence is a window from Methanocellales archaeon. Protein-coding genes within it:
- the carB gene encoding carbamoyl-phosphate synthase large subunit — its product is MPKSESIKKVLLIGSGPIQIGQAAEFDFSGSQACRALREEGVRVVLVNSNPATIMTDFEMADVIYIEPLITDVVAKIIEKELPDGILAGFGGQTGLNITAELAEAGILSKYNVQVLGTPLEAIYNAEDRERFKQTMERIEEPVPRGFTVTSIEEAEAVATELGLPLIVRPSYTLGGTGGGIARTTEELREIVSYGLHVSRIRQVLLEESVLGWKEIEYEVMRDAKDTCITICNMENVDPTGIHTGESIVVTPSQTLTDEEHQMLRSAAIKIIRELKLEGGCNIQFALKEGSYRVIEVNPRVSRSSALASKATGYPIARVAAKIAIGLQLDEIRNDVTKETPASFEPAIDYVVIKIPRWPFDKFPSADRTLTTSMKSTGEVMAIGRTFEEALQKALRSLDIDKSFDNWSDDELKSLLKTPTDERIFAIYEALKRGFSLTEIADLSCIDPFFIRKIDKIVRFETKLQKDLEGNLREAKRLGFSDERIAQLTGKSREEIADLRKEKDIFPTYKIVDTCAAEFEAKTPYFYSTYEDECELKSSARKKVLIIGAGPIRIGQGIEFDYCTVHAVKALKEEGVEAHIINNNPETVSTDYDTSDKLFFEPLTLEDVMNVIEKEHYEGVMVQFGGQTSVNLAVPLKKELERTGSKTVILGTDPERIDAAEDRERFSKLLLQLNIPQAESGYATSLEKAKEVASRIGFPVLVRPSYVLGGRAMQIVYDIHDLIRYTQEAVRVSKEKPVLIDKFLEKAIEVDIDAVSDGEDTLVGAIMEHIEEAGVHSGDSSCVIPPQSLPKEVIERIKDYVRRVALSLKIKGLLNIQMAIKGDVIYILEANPRSSRTIPYVAKAKGIPLAKIAAKVMLGHRLRDLSFMEREVKHVAVKEVVLPFSKLKGVDTILGPEMKSTGEVMGINGRFDKAFYKAELAADNPLPIDSNSTVFISVCDEDKEKIVEVARTLQKVGISIVGTEGTVDYLRQRGIEARKLKKIQEGSPNVLEMMHAQAVNLVINTLTGKQSSKDSYQIRRGCIDLGVPYLTTVQAAKAAASAIAKMNESQGEIEVKSINEYFAG
- a CDS encoding P-II family nitrogen regulator — its product is MKKIEAIVRPEKLKHVTKALEECGQVAMTITEVKGRGEQKGITLQFRGRSMEVDTLPKVKIETVVRDDLVEPLINVISSAAKTGKFGDGKIFVSSLEEVIRVRTGERGDGAL
- a CDS encoding ammonium transporter; translation: MLDSGDTAWILVSTALVVLMTPGVGLFYGGMVRKKNVVSMLSLSFAALALISIQWVLVGYSLSFGSDIAGVIGGLGFLGLMNVGMDCGNLTIPHLAFMAFQLAFAAVTLAILTSTMAERVRMSAFMIFGLLWTTLVYDPLAHWVWGGGWLAQIGALDFAGGTVVHISSGFSALALALVIGKRRGFGEGAMEPHSIPLTLLGAALLWFGWFGFNGGSALAANGLAANALVVTNTSAAAGALGGMAANWMQGKPSSLGMVSGAIAGLVAITPAAGFVTPMSAIAIGLVAGVICYKAMLFRIKIGLDESLDAWAIHGVGGLWGALATGIFATELICGCSGLLDGNIGQFTVQIIGAGAAIIYAFVLTFLLAKIVDITIGLRVTEEEEYVGLDLSQHGEGAYNS
- a CDS encoding AMP phosphorylase — translated: MENKAPYKVKRIDILKGAHEVLLNKEDAEELGLRTQDRVKVVHGKGESQSAVVNITDTLVSKGEAGAFIELWRDLKEGEKVHIVPTSRPASIDFVRKKIYGNAWSQEEINTIVEDIALGKLSDIELAAYTTAVQINGMSMDEITWLTTAMVRTGETLEWESSPILDVHSIGGVPGNKYAPITVSIVAANGLTIPKTSSRAISSAAGTADIMEVVCNVEHGGQSIKRIAQKVGGALVWGGGMNLAPVDDAIIRVEYPLSLDPHGQVLASVMAKKKAVGAEYCVIDIPMGEGAKITTSEEAKSLARDFIILGERIGVKTRCAITYGGQPVGRAVGPALEIREVLSVLEGAKEPNSLIEKALSLAGILLELGGMARPDRGLELAKKTLESGKALKKFKEIIEAQGGDPDIKAEDIMPGKYTYELPSPKDGYIEAINNRAIVKIARSAGSPKDKGAGIVLGFKKGEGAEKGEALLTIYAENKRKLDDAKTLASKLQPIRVEGMILGEVVG
- a CDS encoding RuBisCO large subunit C-terminal-like domain-containing protein — protein: MEFVECTYYVESSLPIEKAARAIAAEQSTGTWTDISTKEKEVDERLGARVLEIDGSKVKIEFPIDLFEVYNIPQFLATVAGNLFGLGALKNVRLLDIKLPKSFVREFKGPRFGIEGVRKKVGTVSEGRAHVGTIIKPKVGLSPKETAEVAYNAGIGGCDLIKDDETLTDQAFCPMVERLENVMERLDKIKEESDRTVLYAVNITVGAEEILERADLAMEHGANMLMIDVLTAGFSALKTLREDKSVNLPIHVHRTMHGAITRNKKHGIAMLPLAVLVRLCGGDQLHTGTATGKMERDIEGVKEINDFLKSDWHGFKNVFPVASGGLHPGLVPYEINAFGNDVVLQAGGGIHGHPDGTIAGAKAMRQAVDAARKNIPLEKYALEHPELMRALEKWGRTIEWSELYGK